A segment of the Capnocytophaga sp. ARDL2 genome:
TAGACCATTTAGAAAAAAAATAAATTCAAAAGATGGTATGAAGAGTTTTTAAATAAAAAACCTCACTTCGTGAGTGAGGAACGCAACTTTAGGCAATGCGATTGATACATTTTTTTTGCTAAGCCAAGTCCTTTACTCTTTGAGTAATGACAGTACAAAAGTGCATTTTATAATCAAATAACATCAAAAAATAGTTGTTAATTTTTTTTATTAACAATTAAAACAACAAAAAAAATGACCAACCTAAAAATAGCCCTTATCGGTAATCCAAATGTAGGAAAAACCTCACTATTCAATGCTCTGACAGGTATGAATCAGCGAGTGGGAAATTATCCTGGAATTACCGTAGAAAGAAAAGTGGGAAATTTTTCCCTCAATAACCAAACCCAAGCAACGATTATCGATTTGCCTGGAGTTTATTCTATCAACCCAACTTCGACTGACGAAGAAGTGGCTTTGCAAGTGTTTTTCGACCAAACCAACAAAGATTATCCAGATGTTGTAGTCGTAGTTGCCGAAGCCGAAAACCTAAAAAGAAATCTTTTGCTGTTTTTGCAAATCCGCGATTTAGGTTTCCCTACTTTGTTGTGTATCAATATGGCTGACCAAATGCAGAAAAAAGGGATTTCTATCGACATTCCTGCATTGGAAAAAAAATTAAACACCAAAATCGTTCTGACTTCTACTCGTCAGCAAGAGGGGATTGACCAACTAAAAAGCGAAATTTTAGCCTTGGTAAATGCTCCTACTACTTCGCCTTTCGATATAAAAACAATCAACCCAGAATATTTTTCAGCTATTGAAAAGAATTTTCCAACGATTCCACCGTTTAAAGTATGGATGGCATTGACACAAAATTTCTTTTCAACCGAAATACCTTTAGACAAAATCGAACATTTTCGTCAAAATCATTCGATAGATGTAAAGAAAATACAACACAAAGAAGTAGTAAAACGCTACCAATTTATCAACGAAGTGTTGAAAAAAACATACACACTCGATACGACAAAAGAAACCGATGTACGTATGAAACTCGACCGCATATTTACTCATAAAATATTTGGTTATGTGCAATTTATTATTATTTTGGGAGTGATATTCGGAGCGGTGTTTGAATTGGCAAAATTTCCAATGGATTTCATCGAAGGTAGTTTTGAAGATTTGTCCAACTGGGTATTGGACACTTTCCCAAAAGGGAAACTCACCGATTTGATTGCCAACGGAGTACTGATGGGATTGAGCGGAGTATTGATGTTTGTACCGCAGATTTCTATTTTGTTTTTGTTGATTGCCATCTTGGAAGACTCGGGCTACATGAGTAGAATGGTCTTTTTGATGGACAAAATCATGCGTCCTTTCGGACTCAACGGTAAGTCGGTAATTCCATTGGTATCGGGAACCGCCTGTGCCATTCCAGCAATTATGGCGGCGAGAAATATCGAAAATCCCAAAGAGCGATTCATCACTATGTTGATTACGCCGTTTACCACTTGTTCGGCAAGGATTCCGATTTACATTATTATCATTAGCGTGATCATTCCGCAAACCTACATCGCAGGATTTATCCCACTTCAAGCCTTGGTAATGGTGGGTATGTATGCTGTGGGATTTGTAGTAGCCATGTTGGCAGGAAAACTTTTGAGCAAACTTTTAAAATACAAACAAGAGTCGTATTTCATCATCGAAATGCCGACTTACAAAGTGCCAATTTTCAAAAATGTATTGCTTACCGTGTATGAAAAAGTACTTTCGTACATCACCAATGCCGGAAAAATCATTTTGGCATTGTCTATCATTTTGTGGTTTTTAGGAAGTCATGGAGGCGAAAATTACAACAACGCCGAGGAAATTGTAACCCAGTCAGAAGCTGCACAAACAATGGACAAAGAAGAACTGGAATTTGCTATTGCAAAATACGAAAGCGAAAATTCGTACATCGGAAAAATTGGTCAAGCTATTCAGCCCATTTTTGCACCATTGGGCTACGATTGGAAAACAAGTATCGGTATCCTTACTTCGTTTGCAGCCAGAGAAACCTTTGTAGGAACGCTATCTACACTGTACAATCTCGGAGATGATTTCGAAGAACAAGAAACTCAAATCATCGAACGCATGAAAAACGAAAAACGCCCAGACGGCACACCAGTATTCGGTTTAGCAACAGGGCTTTCACTTTTAATGTTTTACGCCTTTGCTATGCAGTGTACCTCTACGATTGCCATTACCAAAAAAGAACTTAACTCGTGGAAATGGACAGCGTATCAAATGTTTGGAATGACGATTTTTGCCTATATTATGGCACTTTTAGTTTATCAATTAGTAAAATAATCCTATGCAAGACATCATCGCTTACCTATTGGTAGTTGTAGCCGTAGTATTTCTTCTATATCCGATGGTTCGTAAAAAGAAAAAGAAAAACAATTGTGGCTCGAACAAAAATTGTAAATGTTCGTAAAAAGCACTGTTTTTTCAAAATAATAGATACATTTGTAAAAACTCAAACATCCAAACATGAAAAAGACACTTTTTATTTTGACTATGATATCCATCTTTGTTTCTTGCAAACAAGAAGAAACACCAAAAGTAATCTATCCAAAATCGGAAGAGCAAATAGAATTTCAAAAAATAGACACTATAGAGCTAAAAATCACAGATTTGCCCATTCATATCAAAGGATTGGACTATTTGATACATCCTATTGGAAAAATCGGTGTAAAAAATTCGAAAGGCAATTACGAATACACCAATGCTGTAAACTATCACATTGCTTCGTACAATTATCCACAGATTACAGGAGCCATCCACAACATTGCCTTTCAGGACATTGCTACAGATTCTGTAAAAGTGCTCACCAATCACAAGATGCACATACATTCGATCACCTATTTAGACGAAATTGCATCCAACAAAAAATATCTGTTGTACGAGCTTTACGATATCGACACAAACAAGGACAAAGCGATTGATGTAAAAGACATAAAATCTTTATATCTATCCGAGCAAAGTGGTCATGAGTTTACAAAGATTTCGCCCCAATTGCAAGAAGTAATCGATTGGAAAGTGATAAAAGCTAAAAACAAACTCTATTTCAGAACTATAGACGACATCAACAAAAACGGAATATTCGATCCCAAAGACATTCTCAATCACTATTTCATCGATTTCACAGCAGACAGCTTAGAAATCGTAAAATACAATATCGAACACCGATAAAAACGCAAAAAGACTCCATAAGGGGTCTTTTTTTATTTGGGCGTAACCCTAGCATTCCCTTCTTTTTTAAAGAGGAGTGACACTATAGTGACGAAATGCTATTTTAGTTGTATTGATTCAAAATTTTACTAAGGGCAATGCATCGGGCCGCGTCGTCCGCTATATCTTTTGCAACGGCTTACACCTCACAAAAGGATGCCGCTCCCACCGCTCACGCAAGAATTATTTTTCGGAGGTTTACCTCTCCAATAAAGGTTTATTAGCAGTACGAGTGTTAAATTACTTTTATAAAAAAACTAGACAACCCATAAACAACAAAGCTTAACTCACTAAATGCTTAAAACTACAGTAAGCTCCAAAAACAACCTAAAACTTAAACAGCTCAAAACTAAATCCTGACACGAAGCAAAAAAGACTGAACGAAGTAAATCGTAAAACTCACGAAGTGGATTAAACAAAAAAAGGCGGCGACCCGAGCTCGCGAACTGCTCCGCATCTTAGCATAAAAAAAATCCGTTTCTTATGAAACGGATTTTTATAAAAAAAGGCGGCGACATACTCTCCCACGCTATGACGCAGTACCATCTGCGCTATTGGACTTAACTTCTCTGTTCGGAATGGGAAGAGGTGAGCCCCAACGCTATAACCACCTTAAATCGGTTCTGCTAATTTATATTATCTAATTTAGCAGGAATATCGTACATATTGTAAAACACTTCTATTGATACTTTATAAAAGCAACTCTTAGAGCACATAAGCTTACGGGTGATTAGTACTACTCGACTTTGACATTACTGCCTTTACATCTATAGCCTATCAACGTTGTCATCTCCAACGACCCTTCTAAAGAAATCTCATCTTGTGGTGGGTTTCGTACTTATATGCTTTCAGCACTTATCCCTTCCCAACGTAGCTACTCAGCAATGCACCTGGCGGCACAACTGATACACCAGAGGTTAGTCCAATTCGGTCCTCTCGTACTAGAATCAGATCCACGCAAATTTCTAACGCCCGCAGTAGATAGAGACCGAACTGTCTCACGACGTTCTGAACCCAGCTCGCGTGCCACTTTAATGGGCGAACAGCCCAACCCTTGGGACCTTCTCCAGCCCCAGGATGTGACGAGCCGACATCGAGGTGCCAAACCCCCCCGTCGATGTGAGCTCTTGGGGGAGATCAGCCTGTTATCCCCGGCGTACCTTTTATCCTTTGAGCGATGGCCCTTCCATACGGAACCACCGGATCACTATGCTCTACTTTCGTACCTGTTCGACTTGTAAGTCTCGCAGTCAAGCTCCCTTTTGCCATTGCACTCTACGCACGGTTACCAAGCGTGCTGAGGGAACCTTTAGAAGCCTCCGTTACTCTTTTGGAGGCGACCACCCCAGTCAAACTACCCACCAAGCAATGTCCTCTCTAAAAAAAGAGTTAGTCCTCAGATAAGCAAAGGGTGGTATTTCAACAATGACTCCCTGAATCCTGGCGAACCCAGTTCATAGTCTCCCACCTATCCTACACATCACTTATCCAAGAACAATACTAAGCTATAGTAAAGGTGCACAGGGTCTTTTCGTCCCACTGCGGGTAATCGGCATCTTCACCGATACTACAATTTCACCGAGCTCATGGCTGAGACAGTGTCCAGATCGTTACACCATTCGTGCAGGTCGGAACTTACCCGACAAGGAATTTCGCTACCTTAGGACCGTTATAGTTACGGCCGCCGTTTACTGGGGCTTCAATTCAATGCTTCGATTAATCTAACATCTCCTCTTAACCTTCCAGCACCGGGCAGGTGTCAGGCCCTATACTTCATCTCTCGATTTTGCAGAGCCCTGTGTTTTTGATAAACAGTCGCCTGGACCTTTTCACTGCGGCCAGGCTTGCGCTGGCGACCTTTCTCCCGAAGTTACAGGTCTATTTTGCCTAATTCCTTAGCCATGAATCTCTCGAGCACCTGAGGATACTCTCCTCGACCACCTGTGTCGGTTTGTGGTACGGGTTCTTATAATCTATGTTTAGAAGCTTTTCTTGGCAGCCTTTAGGTACACTATCTCATCATCCGTAGATTCCGAGTACTATCAGTTTTCGCCAAACTCTACGCATTTTACTATAAAGTCTATAGCTACGACCTTTAACGAACTATTCCGTCAGTTCGCGGTACTTTCACCACTGCGTCACTCCATCACAACTATAAGAAGTACGGAAATATTAATCCGTTGGCCATCGACGTCCCCCTTCGGGTGTGCCTTAGGTCCCGACTAACCCTCAGCTGATTAGCATAGCTGAGGAAACCTTGGTCTTACGGTGTGCGGGTTTCTCGCCCGCATTATCGTTACTTATGCCTACATTTTCTTTTCTAAACAGTCCAAAATACCTCGCAGTACTTCTTCTACCCAGTTTAGAATGCTCCCCTACCACAGTATATCTGTCCATAGCTTCGGTAGTATACTTATGCCCGTTTATTATCCATGCTCGACCGCTCGACTAGTGAGCTGTTACGCACTCTTTAAATGAATGGCTGCTTCCAAGCCAACATCCTAGCTGTCTAGGCAGTCAAACCGCGTTTGTTCAACTTAGCATACATTTCGGGACCTTAGCTGATGGTCTGGGTTCTTTCCCTCTCGGACATGGACCTTAGCACCCATGCCCTCACTGTTTATAATCATTTATTAGCATTCGGAGTTTGTCAGGAATTGGTAGGCGGTGAAGCCCCCGCATCCAATCAGTAGCTCTACCTCTAATAAACTATAATAAACGCTGCACCTAAATGCATTTCGGGGAGTACGAGCTATTTCCGAGTTTGATTGGCCTTTCACCCCTACCCACAGGTCATCCGAAGACTTTTCAACGTCAACCGGTTCGGTCCTCCATTTGGTGTTACCCAAACTTCAACCTGCCCATGGGTAGATCACACGGTTTCGCGTCTACCATTACTGACTATAACGCCCTATTCAGACTCGCTTTCGCTTCGGCTGCGTGACTTAATCACTTAACCTCGCCAGCAACGGTAACTCGTAGGCTCATTATGCAAAAGGCACGCCGTCACCCAACTAATGGGCTCCGACCGCTTGTAAGCGTATGGTTTCAGGTTCTTTTTCACTCCGTTATTCACGGTTCTTTTCACCTTTCCCTCACGGTACTGGTTCACTATCGGTCTCTCAGGAGTATTTAGCCTTACCGGATGGTCCCGGTGGATTCAGACAGGGTTCCACGTGCCCCGCCCTACTCAGGATACCACTATTTAATACATCGTTTACCTATACGAGACTATCACTCTCTACGGTGTATCTTTCCAGATACTTCTAGTTCCCTTTGATTAAAATATCGTGGTCCTACAACCCCAAAATTGCCAAAACAACTTTGGTTTGGGCTTTTCCGATTTCGCTCGCCACTACTCTCGGAATCACTTTTGTTTTCTTTTCCTCCGCCTACTTAGATGTTTCAGTTCAGCGGGTTCGCCTCCTATCGGATACTAGTTCTTCAAACTAGTGGGTTGCCCCATTCGGATATCTACGGATCTAATCGTATGTGCCAATACCCGTAGCTTTTCGCAGCTTATCACGTCCTTCTTCGCCTCTGAGAGCCTAGGCATCCCCCATACGCCCTTATTTTGCTTATTGTGCTCTTTTTATCTCTTGTAATATCTCTATCACAAAAAATCGTGCTTTTTATTTTTCTATCTATTTGTGTTTTCCCAATATGTCTATGAACTTGTCTTCCTCTCGGATTTGTGGAGAATAAGGGAGTCGAACCCTTGACCTCCTGCGTGCAAGGCAGGCGCTCTAGCCAGCTGAGCTAATTCCCCATACATTCTACGAGTTATTTGTTTTGCCTTATCTACCGCATAACTGCTCAACTTCTAGAATTTCCTATTTAATACTAGTAGTCCCGGGCAGACTCGAACTGCCGACCCCTACATTATCAGTGTAGTACTCTAACCAGCTGAGCTACGAGACTCTGTATATCCTTCTATTTTATCCATTTATTTGAACCAACAGCGAGAGGTAAAGTCGGACATCTCTAGAAAGGAGGTGTTCCAGCCGCACCTTCCGGTACGGCTACCTTGTTACGACTTAGCCCCAGTTACCAGTTTTACCCTAGGCAGCTCCTTGCGGTCACCGACTTCAGGTACCCCCAGCTTCCATGGCTTGACGGGCGGTGTGTACAAGGCCCGGGAACGTATTCACCGGATCATGGCTGATATCCGATTACTAGCGATTCCAGCTTCATAGAGTCGAGTTGCAGACTCCAATCCGAACTGTGACCGGCTTTATAGATTCGCTCCTTGTCACCAAGTGGCTGCTCTCTGTACCGGCCATTGTAGCACGTGTGTGGCCCAGGACGTAAGGGCCGTGATGATTTGACGTCATCCCCACCTTCCTCACGGTTTACACCGGCAGTCTTGCTAGAGTTCCCGACATCACTCGTTGGCAACTAACAACAGGGGTTGCGCTCGTTATAGGACTTAACCTGACACCTCACGGCACGAGCTGACGACAACCATGCAGCACCTTGTAAATTGTCCGAAGAAATATCTGTTTCCAAATAAGTCAATCTACATTTAAGCCCTGGTAAGGTTCCTCGCGTATCATCGAATTAAACCACATGCTCCACCGCTTGTGCGAGCCCGTCAATTCCTTTGAGTTTCACACTTGCGTGCGTACTCCCCAGGTGGGATACTTATCACTTTCGCTTAGCCACTCAGTCCGAAAACCAAACAGCTAGTATCCATCGTTTACAGCGTGGACTACCAGGGTATCTAATCCTGTTCGCTACCCACGCTTTCGTCCATCAGCGTCAATCCTTTGTTAGTAACCTGCCTTCGCAATTGGTATTCCATGTAATATCTATGCATTTCACCGCTACACTACATATTCTAGTTACTTCACAAAAATTCAAGAACTACAGTATCAATGGCAATTTTACAGTTAAGCTGCAAACTTTCACCACTGACTTATAATCCCGCCTACGGACCCTTTAAACCCAATGATTCCGGATAACGCTCGGATCCTCCGTATTACCGCGGCTGCTGGCACGGAGTTAGCCGATCCTTATTCTTACGGTACCGTCAGTTTGCTATACATAGCACGTTTTCTTCCCGTACAAAAGCAGTTTACAATCCATAGGACATTCTTCCTGCACGCGGCATGGCTGGTTCAGAGTTGCCTCCATTGACCAATATTCCTCACTGCTGCCTCCCGTAGGAGTCTGGTCCGTGTCTCAGTACCAGTGTGGGGGATCTCCCTCTCAGGACCCCTACCCATCATCGTCTTGGTATGCCGTTACCACACCAACTAACTAATGGGACGCATGCTCATCTTATACCGATAAATCTTTAATATCTAAATGATGCCACTCAAATATACTATGAGGTATTAATCCAAATTTCTCTGGGCTATCCCTCTGTATAAGGTAGATTGCATACGCGTTACGCACCCGTGCGCCGGTCTCAAACTACTAAAGTAGCTCTACCCCTCGACTTGCATGTGTTAGGCCTGCCGCTAGCGTTCATCCTGAGCCAGGATCAAACTCTTCATCGTATATTTTTTATATTAATGATGTTTTATCCCAACTTTACTTGTTCTCTCAGGTATGCTGTTAATTCAATAAAATATTTTCTATGATCGTCTCTTGTTTTACTTTCACTCCCCTCTCAGAAAGCGAGTGCAAAAGTAGAAAGAATTTTTAAAACTACCAAAATTTATTTTGTTAAAAAATTTGTTAAAGTTTTTCTCCCCCTACTTACAAAACGCTTCGTTTCTAAAGCGGTTGCAAAAGTAGAAAGTTTTTTCTAAAACACAAAACTTTTTTAGTTTTTTTTCTTTCGTGGGCGATGAGGGATTCGAACCCCCGACCCCCTCGGTGTAAACGAGGTGCTCTGAACCAGCTGAGCTAATCGCCCCCTATCTCTTTGAACGGATTGCAAAGATAGAACAAGTTTTTGTTATCTTCCAAATGTTTTGAAGAAAAATTTTGAAATATTTTTTAAACAATTGGTTTTCAACGGATACTTTCGATACGCTTTGTGAATTCTCTCGCAAATTACACGGATTGTCGCTGTTTCTTTTCTTTTTACAACAAAAAAAACAGAGATGCTATGCTTTTGGAGGAAACAGAGACCTTTGCGTATAAAATAACCTATGTAGTCTATGTATCTATCGGATTAAAAAAACTTCGTCAAAATATTAACTCAGTGGTTTCAACTTTGGCGAAGTTGGATTTAACTCTACAATATATACTGTAAAAAAATATTCCTTTTTGCAACTATTTGCGTGAGCGGTGGGAGCGGCATCCTTTTGTGGTGGCGAATGCCGACACAAAAGATATAGTGGACGACGCGACACCTAGCTCGTGCCGACGAGGTACGAGGAGGAACGGGCGGAGTGGCACGCCCAAATCTTATTTATTTTTTTACAAATACGATAAACAACTCTGCTCCTTTACGGGGTTTTATACTATTTTCGCATAATTGTATAGTCTGTAAATGAAAGTGTTTGGAAAATAGTTGTTCGTATTCTGCTTTGGTTCCGCCATAAGGTGGTGTTTGGTTGTAAAATTCTTTTGCAAATAACAACCCAATAATTTTCCCTTGATGAGCTAAAAGTTCA
Coding sequences within it:
- a CDS encoding FeoB-associated Cys-rich membrane protein; translation: MQDIIAYLLVVVAVVFLLYPMVRKKKKKNNCGSNKNCKCS
- the feoB gene encoding ferrous iron transport protein B, with translation MTNLKIALIGNPNVGKTSLFNALTGMNQRVGNYPGITVERKVGNFSLNNQTQATIIDLPGVYSINPTSTDEEVALQVFFDQTNKDYPDVVVVVAEAENLKRNLLLFLQIRDLGFPTLLCINMADQMQKKGISIDIPALEKKLNTKIVLTSTRQQEGIDQLKSEILALVNAPTTSPFDIKTINPEYFSAIEKNFPTIPPFKVWMALTQNFFSTEIPLDKIEHFRQNHSIDVKKIQHKEVVKRYQFINEVLKKTYTLDTTKETDVRMKLDRIFTHKIFGYVQFIIILGVIFGAVFELAKFPMDFIEGSFEDLSNWVLDTFPKGKLTDLIANGVLMGLSGVLMFVPQISILFLLIAILEDSGYMSRMVFLMDKIMRPFGLNGKSVIPLVSGTACAIPAIMAARNIENPKERFITMLITPFTTCSARIPIYIIIISVIIPQTYIAGFIPLQALVMVGMYAVGFVVAMLAGKLLSKLLKYKQESYFIIEMPTYKVPIFKNVLLTVYEKVLSYITNAGKIILALSIILWFLGSHGGENYNNAEEIVTQSEAAQTMDKEELEFAIAKYESENSYIGKIGQAIQPIFAPLGYDWKTSIGILTSFAARETFVGTLSTLYNLGDDFEEQETQIIERMKNEKRPDGTPVFGLATGLSLLMFYAFAMQCTSTIAITKKELNSWKWTAYQMFGMTIFAYIMALLVYQLVK